One Cucurbita pepo subsp. pepo cultivar mu-cu-16 chromosome LG09, ASM280686v2, whole genome shotgun sequence DNA window includes the following coding sequences:
- the LOC111802487 gene encoding pentatricopeptide repeat-containing protein At4g21705, mitochondrial isoform X2: MKKTGVCIFSPSEHAVQLDLIGRVRGYLSAESYFNQLKEQDQTDKTYGALLNCYVRQRQVEKSLSHLQKMKEMGFATSELTFNDMMCLYTNVGQHDKVPEVLAEMKEKNISPDNFSYRICINSYGARRDLEGMENVLKEMESQPHIVMDWNTYAVVANFFIKADLTEKAVDALRKAEERLKSKDRIGHNHLISLYATLGNKEKVLRLWNLDKTDATRFINRDYITMLESLVRLGELEEAEKVLKEWESSGNCYDFRVPNTVIVGYIDKGMCERAEALLEDLMEKGKTTTPNSWGAVAVQYMDRGETEKSVECMKAALTLNMDKGWKPNLRVITGILNWLGENASIEEVEAFVGSLRSVIPVNREMYHALMKAHIRGGKEVHELLNQMKSDKLDEDEETKKILGTGQETTEEDLISRAASSCSGK; the protein is encoded by the exons ATGAAGAAAACCGGTGTCTGCATATTTTCGCCAAGCGAACATGCGGTGCAATTGGACCTGATCGGCCGAGTTCGTGGATATCTTTCAGCCGAAAGCTATTTCAATCAGTTGAAGGAGCAAGACCAGACTGATAAGACATATGGTGCTCTCCTCAATTGCTACGTTCGGCAGCGGCAAGTTGAAAAATCCCTTTCCCATTTgcaaaaaatgaaagagatgGGCTTTGCAACTTCAGAGCTCACTTTCAATGACATGATGTGCTTGTATACAAATGTTGGTCAGCATGACAAGGTCCCTGAGGTACTAGCAGAAAtgaaggagaaaaatatttctccAGACAACTTCAGTTACAGAATCTGCATCAATTCGTATGGTGCGAGACGGGATCTTGAGGGGATGGAGAATGTATTAAAGGAGATGGAATCTCAACCTCATATAGTCATGGATTGGAACACTTATGCAGTAGTAGCTAACTTCTTTATAAAAGCGGATCTTACTGAGAAGGCGGTTGATGCCTTGAGAAAAGCAGAAGAGAGACTGAAGAGTAAAGATAGAATTGGCCATAACCATCTAATCTCGCTATACGCAACGTTGGGAAACAAGGAGAAGGTGTTGAGATTGTGGAATCTGGATAAAACTGATGCTACGAGATTCATCAATAGAGACTACATCACAATGCTTGAATCTCTGGTGAGACTGGGTGAACTTGAGGAAGCTGAAAAAGTGCTGAAAGAGTGGGAATCATCTGGGAATTGCTATGATTTTCGAGTTCCTAACACTGTCATTGTTGGGTATATTGACAAGGGAATGTGTGAGAGAGCCGAAGCCCTGCTCGAAGACTTGATGGAGAAGGGAAAGACAACCACACCAAACAGTTGGGGTGCTGTGGCTGTTCAATATATGGACAGGGGTGAGACTGAAAAATCTGTAGAGTGCATGAAGGCCGCCCTTACTCTAAATATGGATAAAGGATGGAAACCTAATCTTCGTGTGATCACAGGCATATTGAATTGGCTTGGCGAAAACGCCAGCATTGAAGAAGTAGAAGCTTTTGTAGGCTCATTGAGGTCTGTGATTCCAGTGAACAGAGAGATGTATCATGCCTTGATGAAGGCTCATATAAGAGGTGGTAAAGAAGTACATGAGCTGTTAAATCAAATGAAGTCTGATAAAttagatgaagatgaagaaacaaagaaaattcttgGCACTGGGCAAGAAACAACTGAAGAAG ATCTCATATCGAGAGCAGCTTCTTCTTGTTCAGGGAAGTAA
- the LOC111802492 gene encoding allantoinase, with product MNLLQWKLLPLLTVIASIFVVFYLQHPSENKCSLLPYKHYWITSKRIVTPQGVISGAVEINEGKIVSIVKEEERHGKIMGAHVVDYSDAVVFPGLVDIHVHLDDPGRSEWEGFPSGTKAAAAGGVTTLVDMPLNNFPSTVSEETLKLKIKAAEGRIYVDVGFWGGLVPENAFNATALERLLSAGALGLKSFMCPSGINDFPMTNITHIKEGLSVLAKYKRPLLVHSEVQPSSPSSTQLEDMQDDPRSYLTYLATRPPSWEEAAVRELLTVTKNTRPGGPAEGAHLHVAHLSDSGSTLDLIKEAKRHGDSVSVETCTHYLAFSEEDIKDGDTRFKCAPPIRDKANKEKLWEALMEGHIDMLSSDHSPTLPELKLLDSGDFLKAWGGISSLQFDLSATWSHAKKRGVAIEQLALWWSERPAKLAGLDLKGAIAIGKHADIVAWAPDEEFDVDDKFPIHIKHPSISAYMGMKLSGKVLATFVRGQLVYEDKHAPAACGTPILAH from the exons ATGAATTTGCTGCAGTGGAAGTTGTTACCTCTACTAACTGTGATCGCTTCCATTTTCGTAGTTTTCTACTTACAGCATCCATCCGAA AATAAATGCAGTCTGCTTCCTTATAAGCACTATTGGATAACAAGCAAGCGCATTGTTACGCCACAAGGAGTCATTTCTGGTGCTG TTGAGATAAATGAAGGGAAGATTGTATCCATTgttaaggaagaagaaaggcatGGGAAGATTATGGGTGCACATGTAGTTGATTACTCAGATGCCGTTGTATTCCCTGGCTTGGTTGACAT CCATGTTCATCTTGATGATCCTGGACGATCTGAGTGGGAAGGGTTTCCTTCCGGAACAAAAGCTGCAGCTGCTG GTGGCGTAACTACGCTAGTTGACATGCCTTTAAACAATTTTCCATCTACTGTGTCTGAAGAAACACTAAAACTCAAG ATTAAGGCTGCTGAAGGAAGAATTTATGTTGACGTTG GCTTCTGGGGAGGTCTGGTTCCTGAGAATGCTTTCAATGCAACTGCTCTGGAACGTCTCCTAAGTGCAGGCGCTCTTGGCCTAAAG TCGTTTATGTGTCCTTCTGGGATCAATGATTTTCCTATGACAAATATTACTCATATCAAG GAGGGATTGTCAGTGCTGGCAAAATACAAAAGGCCTTTGCTTGTACATTCAGAGGTTCAACCAAGTTCGCCAAGCTCGACGCAACTTGAAGATATGCAAGATGACCCTCGTTCTTACTTAACATATCTTGCCACCAGACCACCTTCATG GGAAGAGGCAGCTGTTAGAGAGCTTTTAACGGTGACAAAGAATACAAGGCCTGGTGGCCCGGCAGAAGGAGCTCATCTTCACGTTGCTCACTTGTCTGATTCAGGCTCTACCTTGGACCTTATTAAg GAAGCAAAAAGGCACGGTGATAGTGTATCTGTTGAGACATGCACCCACTATCTAGCTTTCTCAGAGGAAGATATAAAAGATGGAGATACTCGTTTCAAGTGTGCTCCACCAATTCGTGATAAagccaacaaagaaaaactatGGGAAGCTCTAATG GAAGGACATATTGACATGTTAAGTTCTGATCATTCCCCAACTTTGCCAGAACTAAAGCTACTTGATTCTGGGGACTTCTTGAAGGCTTGGGGCGGCATATCATCTTTGCAG TTTGATCTTTCTGCAACGTGGTCACATGCAAAGAAACGTGGAGTAGCAATAGAGCAACTTGCTTTGTGGTGGAGTGAGCGGCCTGCCAAGCTTGCTGGCCTAGACTTAAAG GGAGCTATTGCTATTGGAAAGCATGCGGATATTGTTGCATGGGCACCAGATGAGGAATTTGACGTCGATGACAAGTTTCCTATACACATTAAACATCCC AGCATTTCAGCCTATATGGGAATGAAACTGTCTGGAAAAGTTTTGGCCACTTTCGTAAGGGGACAACTCGTCTATGAAGACAAGCACGCTCCCGCTGCCTGTGGTACTCCAATCCTTGCACATTAA
- the LOC111802487 gene encoding pentatricopeptide repeat-containing protein At4g21705, mitochondrial isoform X1 — MDQFFSKALTRYALAGRFYHTNRLKKATLYAKISPLGDPSVSVEPELDGWVKEGKKVRIAELQRIIHDLRKRKRFTQALEVSEWMKKTGVCIFSPSEHAVQLDLIGRVRGYLSAESYFNQLKEQDQTDKTYGALLNCYVRQRQVEKSLSHLQKMKEMGFATSELTFNDMMCLYTNVGQHDKVPEVLAEMKEKNISPDNFSYRICINSYGARRDLEGMENVLKEMESQPHIVMDWNTYAVVANFFIKADLTEKAVDALRKAEERLKSKDRIGHNHLISLYATLGNKEKVLRLWNLDKTDATRFINRDYITMLESLVRLGELEEAEKVLKEWESSGNCYDFRVPNTVIVGYIDKGMCERAEALLEDLMEKGKTTTPNSWGAVAVQYMDRGETEKSVECMKAALTLNMDKGWKPNLRVITGILNWLGENASIEEVEAFVGSLRSVIPVNREMYHALMKAHIRGGKEVHELLNQMKSDKLDEDEETKKILGTGQETTEEDLISRAASSCSGK; from the exons ATGGATCAGTTCTTTTCCAAAGCTTTAACACGCTATGCCCTGGCTGGCAGGTTTTACCATACGAATCGATTGAAAAAGGCTACGCTGTACGCGAAAATTAGTCCTCTGGGCGATCCTAGCGTCAGTGTGGAGCCGGAGCTGGACGGCTGGGTTAAGGAGGGAAAGAAGGTCCGAATCGCTGAGCTTCAGAGAATCATTCATGACCTTCGCAAGCGTAAACGCTTCACACAAGCTCTTGAg GTGTCCGAATGGATGAAGAAAACCGGTGTCTGCATATTTTCGCCAAGCGAACATGCGGTGCAATTGGACCTGATCGGCCGAGTTCGTGGATATCTTTCAGCCGAAAGCTATTTCAATCAGTTGAAGGAGCAAGACCAGACTGATAAGACATATGGTGCTCTCCTCAATTGCTACGTTCGGCAGCGGCAAGTTGAAAAATCCCTTTCCCATTTgcaaaaaatgaaagagatgGGCTTTGCAACTTCAGAGCTCACTTTCAATGACATGATGTGCTTGTATACAAATGTTGGTCAGCATGACAAGGTCCCTGAGGTACTAGCAGAAAtgaaggagaaaaatatttctccAGACAACTTCAGTTACAGAATCTGCATCAATTCGTATGGTGCGAGACGGGATCTTGAGGGGATGGAGAATGTATTAAAGGAGATGGAATCTCAACCTCATATAGTCATGGATTGGAACACTTATGCAGTAGTAGCTAACTTCTTTATAAAAGCGGATCTTACTGAGAAGGCGGTTGATGCCTTGAGAAAAGCAGAAGAGAGACTGAAGAGTAAAGATAGAATTGGCCATAACCATCTAATCTCGCTATACGCAACGTTGGGAAACAAGGAGAAGGTGTTGAGATTGTGGAATCTGGATAAAACTGATGCTACGAGATTCATCAATAGAGACTACATCACAATGCTTGAATCTCTGGTGAGACTGGGTGAACTTGAGGAAGCTGAAAAAGTGCTGAAAGAGTGGGAATCATCTGGGAATTGCTATGATTTTCGAGTTCCTAACACTGTCATTGTTGGGTATATTGACAAGGGAATGTGTGAGAGAGCCGAAGCCCTGCTCGAAGACTTGATGGAGAAGGGAAAGACAACCACACCAAACAGTTGGGGTGCTGTGGCTGTTCAATATATGGACAGGGGTGAGACTGAAAAATCTGTAGAGTGCATGAAGGCCGCCCTTACTCTAAATATGGATAAAGGATGGAAACCTAATCTTCGTGTGATCACAGGCATATTGAATTGGCTTGGCGAAAACGCCAGCATTGAAGAAGTAGAAGCTTTTGTAGGCTCATTGAGGTCTGTGATTCCAGTGAACAGAGAGATGTATCATGCCTTGATGAAGGCTCATATAAGAGGTGGTAAAGAAGTACATGAGCTGTTAAATCAAATGAAGTCTGATAAAttagatgaagatgaagaaacaaagaaaattcttgGCACTGGGCAAGAAACAACTGAAGAAG ATCTCATATCGAGAGCAGCTTCTTCTTGTTCAGGGAAGTAA
- the LOC111802141 gene encoding uncharacterized protein LOC111802141, with protein sequence MVQNRRPDTDALYDQHCNQLVPKSPLDTDPSSFAAAIPNLQFRNSYFSGGDKIAGQTPGSPSISPRYLFLYTSSVRKTVSPGVVKLQARLVLRGSTSYLDSVDSKHRRLRLVRYRGPKTQPWKRRIGFSLQGFWSQSSGKICMVGSGTGFMNSGVLQYENVVLKLNFPTNLTILHSLITGTLESLNDKSDPEFFEPVSILSLARTTDYKYTFIDNGPESGCLSGSDRDLNISQNVCSVIGMLSDTFELEYESDCHDMNCNPLGNNAESLPVSVNYEGIECTHEGKMRMLLHFVNSSYHVNKYSFVPSNTLIAEGIWDQKENRLCAVACRILNYTQSLTNASVGDCSIRFSLIFPVVFSIRNRSTVVGQIWSTKSANELGYFPKIGFRGYNEMLVVDHSRVTYDYTEIGRQSSCPRSTEPYGKGKTFPDENSSDMRFYMSLKNRKGQIARGYATPFFYGQHLYQYGVYQGWSGNFSLSGQRVSSVPVPNDRHSSMNISYRISFSAIYDFKLAGENLSSKNVEISAEGSYDKNTGSLCMTGCWQRESMKNRTLDCEIVVNVQFPPLKASGMDQIKGTIESKRPKSDPFYFDNLELTSVSISGNQAQESIWRMDLEITMVLVSNTLACLFLVLQLFYINKHPEVLPFVSVLMVVIMCLGHMIPLLLNFEAMFASRRTQQSVFLGSGGWLEVNEVIIRVVTMVAFLLQLRLLQLTWSSRQGNTSEKGLWDSEKKVTSLTLPLYAVGILIAWLVYKWKSSYKSSYVPFLQPNHKGYQFYTTRQLSYRQNSFWEVLKSFAGLVLDGFLVPQILFNLIFDSKERALSFSFYLGTTFVRLLPHAYDLYRAHHSSWYLDLSYIYANHRLDFYSTAWDIIIPCSGLLLALILFLQQRFGGRCILPRAFHKQGPTYDQVPTISNEEL encoded by the coding sequence ATGGTCCAAAATCGCCGCCCAGATACCGACGCCCTTTACGATCAACATTGCAATCAACTCGTTCCCAAATCGCCTCTAGACACCGATCCCTCCTCCTTCGCCGCCGCTATTCCCAATCTCCAGTTCAGGAACAGTTACTTCTCTGGAGGCGACAAGATCGCCGGTCAAACCCCAGGTTCGCCCTCTATTTCTCCTAGATATCTCTTTCTTTATACTTCCTCTGTCCGTAAAACCGTCTCCCCTGGCGTCGTTAAACTCCAAGCCAGATTGGTTCTTCGAGGCTCCACCTCGTATCTTGATTCCGTCGATTCCAAGCACCGTCGATTGCGATTGGTTCGGTATCGCGGACCGAAGACTCAGCCCTGGAAGCGGAGAATCGGATTTTCCCTCCAGGGATTTTGGTCCCAATCATCTGGGAAGATATGTATGGTTGGATCAGGTACGGGTTTCATGAATTCAGGCGTTCTACAGTATGAGAATGTTGTTCTTAAGCTGAATTTTCCTACGAATTTAACCATTTTACATAGTTTGATTACTGGAACTTTGGAAAGTTTGAATGATAAAAGTGATCCGGAATTTTTCGAGCCTGTTTCAATCTTGAGTTTAGCCAGGACTACGGATTATAAGTATACATTCATAGATAACGGACCTGAGAGTGGTTGCTTGAGTGGAAGTGATAGAGATCTGAATATATCTCAAAATGTATGTTCTGTAATTGGTATGCTTTCTGATACGTTTGAATTGGAGTATGAGAGTGACTGTCATGATATGAACTGCAATCCTCTTGGCAACAATGCCGAATCCTTGCCTGTTTCAGTGAATTATGAAGGAATTGAGTGCACACATGAAGGGAAAATGCGAATGTTATTGCACTTTGTTAACTCAAGCTATCATGTTAATAAATATTCCTTTGTACCTAGTAACACCTTGATTGCTGAAGGAATTTGGGATCAGAAGGAAAATCGGCTTTGTGCTGTTGCCTGCCGAATCCTGAACTATACTCAATCGTTAACGAATGCTTCGGTTGGAGATTGCTCGATAAGGTTTAGTTTGATATTCCCTGTTGTTTTTTCTATTAGAAACCGAAGTACTGTTGTGGGTCAAATTTGGAGCACCAAGTCTGCCAATGAGTTGGGTTACTTTCCGAAAATTGGGTTTCGTGGTTACAATGAAATGTTGGTGGTAGATCATTCTCGAGTCACGTATGATTATACAGAGATTGGACGACAAAGTTCTTGTCCCCGAAGTACGGAACCTTATGGTAAGGGAAAGACATTTCCTGATGAGAATTCATCAGACATGAGATTCTATATGTCCTTAAAGAATAGGAAAGGGCAGATTGCAAGGGGTTATGCAACGCCATTCTTTTACGGTCAGCATTTGTATCAGTATGGTGTATATCAAGGGTGGTCGGGTAACTTTTCTCTGTCGGGCCAACGAGTCTCTTCAGTTCCAGTGCCCAACGATCGACATAGCTCGATGAACATTAGTTATAGGATAAGTTTCAGTGCTATTTATGATTTCAAGTTAGCTGGAGAAAACCTTTCATCAAAAAATGTGGAGATTTCTGCTGAAGGAAGTTATGATAAGAATACTGGCTCTTTGTGTATGACAGGATGCTGGCAACGAGAGTCGATGAAAAATCGTACACTCGACTGTGAAATTGTCGTCAACGTCCAATTTCCACCATTGAAAGCAAGTGGGATGGATCAAATTAAGGGAACCATTGAAAGCAAGAGGCCAAAGTCAGatcctttttattttgataatctGGAGTTGACTTCAGTTTCGATTTCTGGTAACCAAGCTCAAGAATCCATATGGAGAATGGACCTTGAAATCACCATGGTTTTGGTTTCCAATACACTTGCATGTCTTTTTCTTGTCTTGCAACTCTTTTACATAAACAAACATCCCGAGGTGCTTCCTTTCGTTTCTGTTTTGATGGTGGTGATTATGTGTTTGGGACACATGATTCCGCTTCTATTGAACTTTGAAGCTATGTTTGCATCAAGACGTACTCAGCAGAGCGTGTTTCTTGGCAGTGGGGGATGGCTTGAAGTGAATGAAGTGATCATTCGAGTCGTAACAATGGTCGCTTTCCTTTTGCAGCTGCGTCTTCTCCAGCTCACTTGGTCATCAAGGCAGGGCAATACAAGTGAGAAGGGCTTGTGGGATTCTGAGAAGAAAGTTACTTCTCTGACTCTACCATTGTATGCAGTAGGCATTTTGATCGCTTGGCTCGTTTATAAGTGGAAAAGTTCTTACAAGAGCTCATACGTGCCATTTCTCCAACCGAACCACAAAGGTTACCAGTTTTATACTACTCGACAGCTCTCGTACCGACAAAACTCTTTCTGGGAGGTTCTCAAATCCTTTGCAGGTTTAGTCTTGGACGGTTTTCTGGTACCGCAGATCCTATTCAACTTGATATTCGATTCTAAAGAAAGGGCTCTATCCTTCTCCTTCTATTTGGGAACCACATTTGTACGTCTACTACCTCATGCTTATGACCTTTACAGGGCTCATCATTCAAGCTGGTACCTTGACTTATCATACATATATGCAAACCACAGACTAGACTTCTATTCCACTGCCTGGGACATCATCATCCCTTGCAGTGGTCTTCTGTTAGCTCTTATCTTATTCTTGCAGCAACGGTTCGGGGGTCGATGCATACTTCCCAGAGCTTTTCATAAACAAGGTCCTACATATGATCAAGTGCCAACCATCAGCAACGAGGAACTGTAA
- the LOC111802552 gene encoding probable 2-carboxy-D-arabinitol-1-phosphatase yields the protein MNMACGVVSMTIVPLSSSSSYSSCLSYVRKRPLLCTLSGGVHCSSISRDLSLTTERLGNGDAMTGGAFDFYKATTSLTERSISTSKKVTLVRHGLSTWNEESRVQGSSDLSLLTETGVLQAEKCRRALANINFDRCFASPISRAKSTAEVLWQGREEELVFLDSLKEAHLFFLEGMKNVDAKKIYPKEYTTWREDPAKFCVNGVYPLRKIWVTAREAWREILLSPGENFVVVTHKSILRALICTALGLGPERFRSVEINNGGISVFKFNEKGEAMLQSLNMTAHMYSDHTYLY from the exons ATGAACATGGCTTGTGGCGTTGTTTCCATGACGATCGTACCTCTAAGTTCAAGTTCAAGTTACAGTTCCTGCTTATCGTATGTTCGGAAGCGTCCTTTGCTCTGTACTCTTTCCGGTGGAGTTCACTGCTCAAGTATTAGCCGGGATTTGTCTCTAACCACCG AGAGGCTAGGAAATGGTGATGCTATGACTGGAGGagcttttgatttttataaagCAACTACATCTCTTACTGAAAGGTCAATCTCCACATCAAAGAAGGTCACTCTTGTAAGGCATGGTCTTAGCACTTGGAATGAAGAAAGTAGAGTTCAG GGAAGCTCGGACTTATCTCTCTTAACAGAAACTGGAGTGCTGCAAGCAGAAAAATGTAGAAGAGCCTTGGCaaacataaattttgataGATGTTTTGCAAGTCCAATATCACGCGCCAAG TCAACTGCTGAAGTTTTATGGCaaggaagggaagaagaaCTGGTTTTTCTTGATTCTCTGAAGGAAGCCCATCTGTTTTTTCTTGAAGGCATGAAAAATG TGGATGCTAAGAAGATTTATCCAAAGGAGTACACAACATGGCGAGAAGATCCTGCTAAATTTTGCGTAAATGGCGTCTACCCTCTTCGAAAAATTTGGGTAACAGCAAGAGAAGCTTGGAGGGAAATCTTGTTATCACCT GGAGAAAATTTTGTGGTGGTCACTCACAAATCTATACTGCGGGCACTCATCTGCACGGCCTTGGGGCTTGGTCCTGAGAG GTTCCGATCGGTCGAGATAAACAATGGCGGGATATCGGTATTCAAGTTCAACGAGAAAGGAGAGGCAATGCTTCAATCCTTGAATATGACAGCACACATGTACAGCGATCACACCTATTTATACTAA
- the LOC111802442 gene encoding uncharacterized protein LOC111802442 has translation MEISYSFISIRKTPTIFARVLRPAFSLSATHESVSVRISTSQALQNETLRVLEWSSICKQLSIFTSTSMGFDAAHNANIRFGRTREESQKLLDQTTAAEAVVISRQLDFSGIEDVSEILNSATSGKLLTIAELCSVRRSLKSARELFEKLQALAGDGNSSDRFMPLLEILQNCNFLVELERKIEFCIDCNYSIVLDRASEDLELIRLEKKRNMEELDSLLKSVSSKIYQAGGIDRPLITKRRARMCVAVRATHKNLVPGGIVLSASSSGATYFIEPKEAVDLNNMDVRLSNSEKAEEIAILSMLTNEISESENHIRYLLDRILELDLALARAAYGRWMSGVCPCFSSKGYEGLNSSINDNTLSVDIDAIQNPLLLNYSLKSSSDNVLSSSANVGQFDKRDNAIDSEGFSGSVTDFPVPIDIKIKRQTRVVVISGPNTGGKTASIKTLGLASLMAKAGMYLPAKNLPKLPWFDLVLADIGDHQSLEQNLSTFSGHISRICKILEVSSDESLVLIDEIGSGTDPSEGVALSTSILHYLKKCVHLAIVTTHYADLTRIKDSDSSFENAAVEFSLVTLKPTYKILWGSTGESNALSIAQSIGFDPAIIEGAKKWMVSLTPERQDERRGLLFKSLMEERDKLEAQRREAALLHAEISALHNEIRDEAEDLDKRERALIALETKRARQETEAIKSKINTVVQEFEEKLKIVGADQFNSLIREGESKIASICEACRPTDNSRPVVANKSSYTPQLGEQVFVTGLGNKLATVVETSDDEETILVQYGKIKARVKKRSVKALPNSEKAAAAAAAAKSPSYSKKQGRRSRELVSTSDGESYGAVVQTSKNTVDLRGMRIEEASYHLDMAIASRGPNSVLFIIHGMGTGAVKEHVLETLRKHPRVAKYDQESPMNYGCTVAFIK, from the exons aTGGAGATCAGCTACAGCTTCATCTCCATTAGAAAAACTCCGACAATCTTTGCCAGAGTTCTCAGGCCCGCCTTCTCACTCTCCGCCACTCATGAATCCGTGTCCGTTCGAATCTCTACTTCACAGGCCCTCCAGAACGAAACCCTCAGGGTTCTAGAATGGAGTTCTATCTGTAAGCAACTCTCCATTTTTACGTCGACTTCCATGGGATTTGACGCAGCTCACAACGCTAACATACGCTTCGGCCGGACGAGAGAGGAGAGCCAGAAGCTTCTGGATCAGACGACTGCTGCTGAAGCTGTTGTGATTTCTCGACAGTTGGATTTTTCAGGAATCGAAGATGTctctgaaattttgaattcggCGACTTCTGGTAAATTGCTTACCATTGCTGAACTGTGTTCAGTGCGACGGTCTCTGAAATCTGCTAGGGAGTTGTTCGAGAAACTGCAGGCTTTGGCTGGCGATGGCAATTCTTCAGATAG GTTCATGCCCTTGCTTGAAATACTTCAGAATTGCAATTTCCTGGTGgaattggagaggaaaattGAGTTTTGCATCGATTGCAATTACTCAATTGTTCTTGATAGAGCTAGTGAGGACTTGGAGCTGATTCGtttggagaagaagaggaataTGGAAGAGTTAGATTCTCTTTTAAAGTCAGTATCCTCTAAGATATATCAGGCTGGTGGGATTGATAGGCCTCTGATAACAAAGCGCCGAGCTAGAATGTGTGTTGCTGTTAGGGCTACTCACAAGAATTTAGTACCAGGCGGCATTGTCTTGAGCGCCAGTAGTTCTGGTGCGACATACTTTATAGAACCCAAGGAGGCAGTGGATTTGAACAACATGGATGTTAGGCTATCAAATTCGGAGAAGGCTGAGGAAATAGCCATTTTGAGTATGCTTACAAATGAAATCTCAGAGTCAGAGAATCATATAAGATATCTGTTGGATAGAATTCTTGAACTTGATCTTGCTTTGGCCAGGGCTGCTTATGGTCGATGGATGAGTGGGGTTTGTCCATGTTTCTCATCCAAGGGGTATGAAGGCTTAAATTCTAGTATAAATGACAATACATTATCAGTAGATATTGATGCTATTCAGAACCCATTGCTGCTCAACTACTCTCTTAAAAGTTCATCAGATAATGTTTTATCTTCCTCTGCAAATGTAGGTCAATTTGACAAGAGAGATAATGCAATCGATAGTGAAGGTTTTTCAGGAAGCGTCACTGATTTTCCAGTGCCAATAGACATTAAAATTAAGCGTCAAACTAGAGTGGTTGTGATTTCAGGGCCTAATACAGGAGGTAAAACTGCATCCATTAAGACTCTTGGCCTAGCATCTCTTATGGCTAAGGCTGGCATGTACTTGCCTGCCAAGAACCTCCCAAAACTTCCATGGTTTGATCTTGTTCTGGCTGACATTGGAGATCACCAG TCTCTAGAACAAAATCTCTCGACTTTTAGCGGGCACATCTCGCGGATCtgtaaaatattagaagtATCCTCGGATGAATCCCTAGTCCTTATTGATGAAATTGGCAGTGGAACTGATCCTTCAGAAGGTGTGGCTCTCTCTACCAGCATTTTGCATTATCTCAAGAAATGTGTTCATCTAGCTATTGTGACTACTCATTATGCGGATTTGACTCGCATAAAAGATAGTGATTCTTCGTTCGAGAACGCTGCTGTGGAATTTTCACTCGTAACTTTAAAACCTACCTACAAGATCCTTTGGGGTAGTACTGGAGAGTCGAATGCTTTGAGTATTGCTCAATCAATTGGATTTGATCCCGCCATAATAGAAGGTGCAAAGAAATGGATGGTGAGTCTTACACCAGAAAGACAGGATGAACGTAGAGGTTTGCTCTTTAAATCACTAATGGAGGAAAGAGATAAGTTGGAAGCTCAAAGAAGGGAAGCTGCTTTACTTCATGCAGAAATTTCAGCACTTCATAACGAG ATTCGGGATGAGGCAGAAGATCTTGATAAGCGTGAGAGAGCTCTTATTGCTCTTGAAACCAAAAGAGCTCGACAAGAAACTGAGGCAATAAAGTCCAAGATAAACACTGTTgtacaagagtttgaagaGAAACTGAAAATTGTTGGGGCTGATCAATTCAATTCATTGATCAGGGAGGGAGAATCCAAAATCGCTTCAATTTGTGAAGCTTGTCGTCCAACCGACAATTCCCGCCCCGTTGTTGCAAATAAAAGTTCTTATACACCCCAGTTGGGCGAGCAGGTGTTTGTAACTGGTCTTGGGAACAAGTTAGCTACTGTTGTTGAAACGTCTGATGATGAGGAAACAATCCTTGTTCAGTATGGTAAAATCAAGGCCCGAGTGAAGAAAAGAAGCGTCAAAGCTCTTCCAAATAGTGAAAAggcagctgctgctgctgctgctgctaagTCTCCTTCATACTCTAAGAAACAG GGTCGACGGAGCAGAGAATTGGTCAGTACTTCAGATGGAGAGTCTTATGGCGCCGTTGTGCAGACTTCAAAGAACACGGTTGACTTACGGGGCATGCGAATAGAAGAAGCTTCTTACCATCTTGATATGGCCATCGCTTCGAGAGGACCGAATTCGGTTCTTTTCATCATACATGGAATGGGCACAGGGGCTGTCAAGGAACATGTACTCGAGACCTTGAGGAAACATCCGCGTGTAGCGAAGTATGATCAGGAGAGTCCTATGAATTATGGTTGTACAGTTGCTTTTATAAAGTAG